From a region of the Pseudomonas fulva 12-X genome:
- a CDS encoding sensor histidine kinase: MTALFLRYRTVAIVLLVIFGLAVSLWLASRYAEQRAWEDRSNEAHGQLQLYAQSIQTLVDRFRSVPQLLSMDSDIQALLQAPNDPRLRDKLNRRFEMLNTAAGASVLYLIDRNGHTLAASNWNEWSSFVGSNYGFRPYFQDALHRTAGRYFAVGVTTGVPGYFLSHAVYDDNGAVIGVLVVKLELEELQREWVGQPGVLLVADSYGVVILSSRPAWRFLALEELDELDHAELVEVRKYAERPLEVLSKAPGPYFEGNADWMNIDGPDGPHSYLWQRQELASEAWTLHLLIEESSLGDTARSYRLAAAGVWLTLVFLVLFLVQRHKNQRLQASIRENLEREVTLRTAELREAQEGLVHAAKMAALGQMSAAMAHEINQPLTAIQMHLGSLGLLLDNGREADVRAGLTRIDGLLQRMAILTGHLKTFARKSPAGLNERLLLSDVLEQALLLLAPRLRSEQVELRRDLRSEARVSGDAIRLEQVVLNLLNNALDAMVDSPQRTLGVLIELQGDSCVLQVSDTGGGIAEEHLGSVFEPFFTTKPVGEGLGLGLAISYGIVRDLGGSLEARNGPEGAIFVMRLPRAG; this comes from the coding sequence ATGACCGCCCTGTTTCTGCGTTATCGCACCGTCGCCATCGTGCTGTTGGTCATCTTCGGGCTGGCCGTCAGCCTGTGGCTGGCCAGCCGCTACGCCGAGCAGCGCGCCTGGGAAGATCGCAGCAACGAAGCCCACGGCCAGCTGCAGCTCTACGCGCAATCGATCCAGACCCTGGTCGACCGCTTCCGCTCGGTGCCGCAGCTGCTGTCGATGGACAGCGACATCCAGGCGCTGCTGCAAGCGCCCAACGACCCCAGGTTGCGTGACAAGCTCAACCGCCGTTTCGAAATGCTCAACACCGCCGCCGGCGCCAGCGTGCTCTACCTGATCGACCGCAATGGCCATACTCTGGCAGCCAGCAACTGGAACGAGTGGAGCAGTTTCGTCGGCAGCAACTACGGCTTTCGCCCCTATTTCCAGGACGCCCTGCATCGCACCGCCGGCCGCTATTTCGCGGTCGGGGTGACCACCGGGGTGCCTGGCTACTTTCTCTCCCACGCGGTGTACGACGACAACGGCGCGGTGATCGGCGTGCTGGTGGTCAAGCTCGAGCTGGAGGAGCTGCAGCGCGAGTGGGTCGGCCAGCCCGGCGTGCTGCTGGTCGCCGACAGCTACGGGGTGGTGATTCTCAGCAGTCGCCCGGCCTGGCGTTTCCTGGCCCTGGAAGAACTCGACGAACTCGATCACGCCGAGCTGGTGGAGGTGCGCAAGTACGCCGAGCGCCCGCTGGAGGTGCTCTCCAAGGCGCCGGGCCCGTACTTCGAAGGCAACGCCGACTGGATGAATATCGACGGCCCGGATGGCCCGCACAGCTATCTCTGGCAGCGCCAGGAACTGGCCAGCGAAGCCTGGACGCTGCACCTGTTGATCGAGGAAAGCAGCCTCGGCGATACCGCCCGCAGCTACCGCCTGGCCGCCGCCGGCGTGTGGCTGACCCTGGTGTTCTTGGTGCTGTTTCTGGTTCAGCGCCACAAGAACCAACGTTTGCAGGCGAGCATCCGCGAGAACCTCGAGCGCGAAGTGACCCTGCGCACCGCCGAGCTGCGCGAAGCCCAGGAGGGGCTGGTGCATGCGGCGAAAATGGCGGCGCTGGGGCAGATGTCGGCGGCCATGGCCCACGAGATCAACCAGCCGCTGACTGCCATCCAGATGCATCTGGGCAGCCTCGGTCTGCTGCTCGACAACGGCCGCGAAGCCGACGTGCGCGCTGGCCTGACACGCATCGACGGCCTGCTGCAGCGTATGGCCATTCTCACCGGGCACCTGAAAACCTTTGCCCGCAAGAGCCCGGCCGGGCTCAACGAACGCCTGTTGCTCAGCGATGTGCTGGAGCAGGCGCTGTTGCTGCTGGCGCCTCGGCTGCGCAGCGAGCAGGTCGAGCTGCGCCGCGACTTGCGCAGCGAGGCACGGGTCTCCGGCGATGCCATCCGCCTCGAACAGGTGGTGCTCAATCTGCTCAATAACGCGCTGGACGCCATGGTCGACAGCCCGCAGCGAACCCTCGGCGTTTTGATCGAACTGCAGGGCGACAGCTGCGTGCTGCAGGTCAGCGATACCGGTGGCGGCATTGCCGAGGAGCATCTGGGCAGTGTTTTCGAGCCGTTCTTCACCACCAAACCGGTGGGTGAAGGGCTGGGCTTGGGGTTGGCGATTTCCTACGGCATCGTGCGCGATCTGGGCGGCAGCCTGGAGGCGCGCAACGGCCCGGAAGGTGCGATCTTCGTGATGCGACTGCCGCGCGCCGGGTGA
- a CDS encoding precorrin-8X methylmutase: MTDYIRDGQEIYRNSFAIIRAEADLSAIPADLEKLAVRVIHACGMVDVVQDLRFSPGAGKAGREALARGAAILCDARMVAEGVTRARLQAANPVICTLNDAGVPELAKQLGNTRSAVALEHWREHLEGSVVVIGNAPTALFYLLDMLAAGAPKPALILGFPVGFVGAAESKDLLAATYAEHGVPYVIVQGRRGGSAMAAAAINALATEVE, translated from the coding sequence ATGACCGATTACATCCGCGATGGTCAGGAGATCTATCGCAACTCCTTCGCCATCATCCGTGCCGAGGCCGACCTGAGCGCCATCCCGGCGGATCTGGAGAAGCTCGCGGTGCGGGTCATCCACGCCTGCGGCATGGTCGATGTGGTGCAGGATCTGCGCTTCTCACCGGGTGCCGGCAAAGCCGGGCGTGAAGCACTGGCCAGAGGCGCGGCGATTCTCTGCGACGCACGGATGGTCGCCGAAGGCGTGACCCGTGCACGGCTGCAGGCCGCCAACCCGGTGATCTGCACCCTCAACGATGCCGGCGTACCGGAGCTGGCCAAACAGCTCGGCAACACCCGCTCGGCAGTGGCCCTGGAGCACTGGCGCGAGCATCTGGAAGGCTCGGTGGTGGTAATCGGCAATGCGCCGACGGCGCTGTTCTACCTGCTCGACATGCTCGCCGCCGGCGCGCCGAAGCCGGCGCTGATCCTCGGCTTCCCGGTGGGCTTCGTCGGCGCTGCCGAATCCAAGGATCTGCTCGCCGCTACCTATGCCGAGCATGGCGTGCCCTACGTGATCGTCCAGGGCCGCCGCGGTGGCAGCGCCATGGCCGCCGCGGCGATCAACGCCCTGGCTACGGAGGTCGAGTGA
- a CDS encoding bifunctional cobalt-precorrin-7 (C(5))-methyltransferase/cobalt-precorrin-6B (C(15))-methyltransferase — MTPWLTVVGIGEDGYAGLGKAARHALLAAELVVGSERQLALLPHCIRATRLEWPKPFSLAAVLEKRGTPVCVLASGDPMFFGVGASLARELAPDELRILPAPSSVSLAAARLGWPLQSTPVVSLVARPLAALQAQVYPGVRLLVLSNDGDSPAAIAELLRERGFGSSRLSVFEHLGGEHERRIDGLADGWSLARAADLNLVAIDCIAGDEAKRLPLTPGLPDDAYRHDGQLTKRDVRAITLSRLAPSPGELLWDVGAGCGSIGIEWLRAHPSCRAIAIEADEGRQAHIAHNRDALGVPGLQLVAGRAPEVLDGLAAPDAIFIGGGVTVPGVLERCWQALKPGGRLVANAVTLQSEAALIAFRGEHGGELTRIEVAQAKPLGGFDTWRGALPITLLDVSKPR, encoded by the coding sequence ATGACACCCTGGCTGACCGTCGTGGGCATTGGTGAAGATGGCTACGCCGGCCTCGGCAAGGCTGCGCGGCATGCGTTGCTGGCGGCCGAGCTGGTGGTCGGCAGCGAGCGTCAGCTTGCGCTGTTGCCGCACTGCATCCGTGCCACGCGCCTGGAGTGGCCGAAGCCGTTTTCCCTGGCGGCGGTGCTCGAAAAACGCGGCACGCCGGTCTGCGTGCTGGCCAGCGGCGACCCGATGTTCTTTGGCGTCGGCGCCAGCCTGGCCCGCGAGCTGGCGCCGGACGAGCTGCGCATTCTGCCGGCGCCGTCGTCGGTATCCCTGGCTGCGGCGCGCCTGGGCTGGCCGCTGCAGAGCACGCCGGTGGTATCGCTGGTCGCCCGGCCGCTGGCGGCGCTGCAGGCGCAGGTCTACCCTGGTGTGCGCCTGCTGGTGCTGAGCAATGATGGCGATAGCCCGGCCGCCATCGCCGAATTGCTGCGTGAACGGGGTTTCGGCTCCAGCCGGCTGAGCGTGTTCGAGCACCTGGGCGGCGAGCATGAGCGGCGTATCGATGGGCTGGCCGATGGCTGGTCCCTGGCGCGCGCGGCAGATCTCAATCTGGTGGCCATCGACTGTATCGCTGGCGATGAAGCAAAGCGCCTGCCGCTGACGCCAGGCTTGCCGGACGATGCTTACCGCCACGACGGCCAACTGACCAAGCGTGACGTGCGGGCCATCACCCTGTCGCGTCTGGCGCCTTCGCCCGGCGAGCTGCTCTGGGATGTCGGCGCCGGCTGCGGCTCCATCGGCATCGAATGGCTGCGCGCTCACCCCAGTTGCCGCGCCATCGCCATCGAGGCCGACGAAGGGCGGCAGGCACATATCGCCCATAACCGCGACGCCCTCGGTGTGCCAGGCCTGCAACTGGTAGCCGGGCGGGCGCCCGAGGTGCTGGACGGGTTGGCCGCGCCGGATGCGATCTTTATCGGTGGCGGCGTCACCGTGCCCGGCGTGCTGGAGCGCTGCTGGCAGGCACTCAAGCCCGGCGGTCGGCTGGTGGCCAATGCCGTGACCTTGCAGAGCGAGGCGGCGCTGATCGCCTTTCGCGGCGAACACGGCGGCGAGCTGACCCGCATCGAGGTGGCCCAGGCCAAGCCGTTGGGCGGCTTCGACACATGGCGCGGCGCCCTGCCGATCACCCTGCTCGACGTCAGCAAACCGAGATGA
- a CDS encoding cobalt-precorrin-6A reductase, which translates to MSRILLLGGIGEALNLARRLGPENIYSLAGLGKVPEDLACEVRVGGFGGAEGLADFIHRQGITLLVDATHPYAAQISHNAARASQQAGVPCWALRRQGWTASPGDDWREVFDWPSLLAALAPFRRPLFTLGREPLEHLHEIPAHQHWTVRCLQGQPASERAEVIGARGPFSLEDERALFARLNCDVLVSKNSGSAATEHKLQVARERGVPVLVLQRPALPTVDREFAEPEALWQALQDSDVTNP; encoded by the coding sequence ATGAGCCGCATCCTCTTGCTCGGCGGCATCGGTGAAGCGCTGAATCTCGCCCGCCGCCTTGGCCCCGAAAATATCTACAGCCTCGCCGGGCTGGGCAAGGTGCCGGAAGATCTGGCCTGCGAAGTGCGCGTCGGCGGCTTTGGCGGTGCCGAGGGGCTGGCCGACTTTATCCACAGGCAAGGCATCACGCTGCTGGTCGATGCCACCCACCCCTATGCCGCGCAGATCAGCCATAACGCGGCACGCGCCTCGCAGCAGGCCGGCGTGCCCTGCTGGGCGCTGCGGCGTCAGGGCTGGACGGCATCGCCGGGTGATGACTGGCGCGAAGTGTTCGACTGGCCCTCGCTGCTCGCCGCCCTGGCGCCATTCCGGCGCCCGCTGTTCACCTTGGGGCGCGAGCCGCTGGAGCATCTGCACGAGATTCCTGCCCATCAGCACTGGACGGTACGTTGCCTGCAAGGCCAGCCGGCCAGCGAGCGCGCCGAGGTGATCGGTGCCCGCGGGCCGTTCAGCCTGGAGGACGAGCGCGCGCTGTTCGCGCGGCTGAACTGCGACGTGCTGGTCAGCAAGAACAGCGGCAGCGCGGCCACCGAGCACAAGCTGCAGGTTGCCCGCGAACGCGGTGTGCCGGTGCTGGTGTTGCAGCGGCCGGCGCTGCCGACGGTGGACCGTGAGTTCGCCGAGCCTGAGGCGCTGTGGCAAGCATTGCAGGATAGTGATGTAACCAACCCGTAG
- the cobG gene encoding precorrin-3B synthase: protein MKQPARTPSPPVRPSACPGLLRIVQAKDGGICRIKLPCGRLEAEQAKCIAHASLHYAGGVIEATNRGNLQIRGISAGGEDALIGELLDAGLGPSTPGADDVRNLMVSPAAGIDPHALVDISPLAAQLLATLENTPRLHALSPKFALLLDGGERLAMLEHPHDIWLSALPLDDGIGYAFGLAGCPPLQAEDAPALGIVPADQAHKLIIALLDLFLELATPEQTRMRHLLENHSPADLLQNLQARLGEVLLPAGDWCRVPAQASAHIGIREQRQPGLVHIGAATVLGRLSAEQLLGLAELARRHGDGSLRLTPWQSVLLPNIAEAAADVVIHSLQALGLLTDAAEPLARVIACTGASGCVKGLADTKADALRLAERLPAGSEQPGIHLTGCSRSCAAAHRAPFTLLAVAEGRYDLFARLPLGSGIGQLLGHHLTPDDAAELLASFTATRSFTR from the coding sequence TTGAAACAGCCTGCTCGCACGCCTTCCCCACCTGTTCGCCCCTCGGCCTGTCCGGGGTTGCTGCGTATCGTGCAGGCGAAGGATGGCGGTATCTGCCGCATCAAGCTGCCCTGTGGGCGCCTCGAAGCCGAGCAGGCCAAGTGCATCGCCCATGCCTCGCTGCACTATGCCGGCGGGGTGATCGAGGCCACCAACCGCGGCAACTTGCAGATTCGCGGTATTAGCGCTGGCGGTGAAGACGCACTGATCGGCGAGCTGCTGGATGCAGGCCTCGGCCCCAGCACGCCCGGCGCCGACGATGTGCGCAATTTGATGGTCAGCCCAGCCGCCGGCATAGACCCGCACGCACTTGTGGATATCTCGCCACTGGCCGCGCAGTTGCTGGCGACCCTGGAAAACACCCCGCGCCTGCATGCCCTGTCGCCGAAGTTCGCCCTGCTGCTCGACGGCGGCGAACGCCTGGCGATGCTCGAGCACCCTCACGATATCTGGCTCAGCGCCCTGCCCCTCGATGACGGGATCGGCTATGCCTTCGGTTTGGCCGGCTGTCCACCGCTGCAGGCCGAGGATGCGCCAGCGCTGGGCATCGTTCCTGCCGACCAGGCCCATAAGCTGATCATCGCGCTGCTCGACCTATTCCTCGAGCTGGCTACACCTGAGCAGACGCGCATGCGCCATCTGCTGGAAAACCATTCGCCCGCCGATCTGCTGCAGAACTTGCAGGCACGGCTGGGAGAGGTGCTGTTGCCGGCAGGAGACTGGTGCCGCGTCCCGGCGCAAGCCAGTGCCCATATCGGTATCCGCGAGCAGCGCCAGCCGGGCCTCGTGCATATCGGCGCCGCCACTGTGCTTGGCCGGCTGTCTGCAGAGCAACTGCTGGGCCTGGCGGAGCTGGCCCGCCGGCACGGCGATGGCAGCCTGCGCCTGACGCCCTGGCAAAGCGTGCTACTGCCCAATATTGCCGAGGCCGCTGCCGATGTGGTTATCCACAGCCTGCAGGCGCTTGGCCTGCTGACCGATGCCGCCGAACCGCTGGCCCGCGTCATCGCCTGTACCGGCGCCAGCGGTTGCGTCAAAGGCCTGGCCGACACCAAGGCCGATGCCCTGCGCCTGGCCGAGCGGCTGCCCGCAGGCAGCGAGCAGCCGGGCATTCATCTCACCGGCTGCAGCCGCTCCTGCGCCGCCGCCCACCGCGCGCCGTTCACGTTGCTGGCGGTCGCCGAAGGTCGCTACGACCTGTTCGCCCGCCTGCCACTCGGCAGCGGCATCGGCCAGTTGCTGGGCCACCACCTGACACCTGACGACGCCGCCGAATTGCTGGCCTCGTTCACCGCTACCCGGAGTTTCACCCGATGA
- a CDS encoding (2Fe-2S) ferredoxin domain-containing protein, which yields MTATPYAQVLFAGPDLLAGSFAELFRARLVELRGEAALADIVDTGAGYDGLWQRLGEGSGRCLVIDLEPQSSSQHVDWLRSELATRTAPERVFVTSLFGQLDADAAGAACALIERPELHLACVEVPALPSSHAWSKIPAHEYRVLLCNGPRCTRRGALPLWKKLREQVKAAGKLECVGGVHITRTQCQFPCDQGPTLTVYPQGHWYQVRSEADVVRLVDEQFVAGRPVPELMMTRP from the coding sequence ATGACTGCCACGCCTTATGCCCAGGTGCTATTCGCCGGCCCGGACTTGCTCGCCGGCTCCTTCGCCGAGCTGTTTCGCGCCCGCTTGGTCGAGCTGCGCGGCGAGGCAGCGCTGGCCGATATCGTCGACACCGGCGCGGGCTACGACGGTCTCTGGCAGCGGCTGGGCGAGGGCAGCGGCCGCTGCCTGGTGATCGATCTGGAACCGCAGAGCAGCAGCCAGCATGTCGACTGGCTGCGCAGCGAACTGGCGACCAGGACCGCCCCCGAGCGCGTGTTCGTCACCAGCTTGTTTGGCCAGCTCGATGCCGATGCGGCGGGCGCCGCCTGTGCGCTGATCGAGCGACCGGAGTTACACCTGGCTTGTGTCGAGGTGCCGGCGTTGCCGAGTAGTCACGCCTGGTCGAAGATTCCTGCCCATGAATATCGCGTGCTGCTGTGCAATGGCCCGCGCTGCACCCGCCGCGGCGCGCTGCCTCTGTGGAAAAAGCTGCGTGAGCAGGTCAAGGCCGCCGGCAAGCTGGAGTGCGTGGGCGGCGTGCATATCACCCGCACCCAGTGCCAGTTTCCATGCGACCAGGGCCCGACCCTGACGGTTTATCCACAGGGCCATTGGTATCAGGTGCGCAGCGAAGCGGACGTGGTGCGGCTGGTCGACGAGCAGTTCGTCGCTGGCCGTCCGGTGCCCGAGCTGATGATGACGCGACCCTAA